The following DNA comes from Verrucomicrobiota bacterium.
AAAGCTTCGAGTAGAAGTCGCGGAAAAGCTTGTTGGTAAAGTGCAGCGCATCGCTGTGTTTCACTTCGCTTACCTGCGGGTGTTCGCGAAACACCTTGGTAAGTGCGTCGCCAGCGCGCACGTGCCCCGTCCCGGCGCTGGTCGACATGATCAAAACCCTCTTTTTCATCAATAGATTGCCACAAATGCCACAAGCGGAAAACTGCCACATATGGAAGAGCCTTCACGGCGGCGCTTCCGGCCATCCATCGGCGACTCACGGCACCGGGAAAATGCCACAAATGAAAAATGCCACAAATGGCTCTCGGCCATTCGTGGCATTCTTCGGGTTATGGCCTTGAACTAGCGCCGCGAATGAAAGCCAGTCATTGGGGGCGTTTTTCTGACGCTACAAAGGGGGGCTGCAAGCGCCGCCACCGGGACTCTTCCATCTGTGGCATTTTTCCGCTTGTGGCATTTGCATTTTCCGCCCGTGGCATTCTCTCAATACCGGTAAAACTCCGGCTTGAACGGGCCCTCGCGGTTGATGCCGAGGTAATCCGCCTGCTTCTGAGTCAGCTGGGTCAGCTTGACGCCGAGTTTGGCGAGGTGCAACTGAGCGACCTTCTCGTCAAGCTTCTTCGGCAGGACGTACACCCTCTTTTCGTAACTTTGGTGATTGTTGAAAAGCTCGATCTGCGCCATCACCTGATTGGTGAACGAGGCGCTCATCACGAATGACGGATGACCCGTCGCGCAACCCAGGTTCATCAGCCGGCCTTCCGCCAGGATCGTGACGCGTTTGCCATCCGGCCATTCAACCTGGTCAACCTGCGGCTTGATGTTGATCCGCTTCAGATTCGGATCGTCAAACACGCTGGCCACATCGATCTCAAGGTCGAAGTGACCGATGTTAGCCACGATGGCCTGGTGTTTCATCCAATCGAGGTGTTCGCGCCGGATAATGTCGCGGCAACCGGTCGCCGTGATGAAGATGTCGCCCTCTTTGGCCACGTCTTCGAGCGTCGTCACCTGGTAACCTTCCATCGCCGCCTGAAGCGCGCAGATCGGATCGATCTCCGTGACCACCACGCGCGCACCCTGGCCCTTGAGCGACTGGGCGCAACCCTTGCCGACGTCACCGTAACCGCAAACCACGGCCAGCTTGCCGGCGACCATCACGTCGGTCGCACGCTTCAAGCCGTCCAGCAGGGACTCGCGACAACCGTACAGGTTATCGAACTTGGACTTCGTACACGAGTCGTTCACATTAAAGGCCGGGCAGCCGAGTTCGCCCCGCTCCACCATCTGGTAGAGCCGGTGCACGCCCGTCGTGGTTTCCTCGGAGATGCCCCGGATCCCCGGCAGGAGGTGCGGGTATTTCTGGTGGATCAGCAGGGTCAGATCGCCGCCGTCATCCAGGATCATGTTGAGCGGCTGTCCATCGGGCCAGAACAGCGTCTGCTCGATGCACCAGTCGTACTCTTCCAGCGTCTCACCTTTCCAGGCAAAAACCGGGATGCCCTCGGCCGCAAGCGCTGCCGCCGCGTGGTCCTGCGTGGAAAAAATGTTGCAGCTCGACCAGCGTACCGATGCACCCAGCTCAATCAGGGTTTCGATCAGCACGGCCGTCTGGATCGTCATGTGCAGGCAGCCCGCAATCCGGGCGCCCGCCAACGGCTTGGACGTGCCGTACTCGCGGCGCAGGGCCATCAGGCCGGGCATCTCGGTCTCGGCAATTTCGATTTCTTTTCGACCGAACTCAGCCAGGCCCAGATCGGCCACCCGGTAGTCCGCAGAAGGTTTGCTAGCGACGTTGCTCATTGGTGATTAAGTGATAAAAAGAGGATTTTGGAGAGCGTATGGGCCGCCGATGGGAGGTTCGCCTCAGGGTCCCCGGCCGTCACACCCCCCTCTCCAAAGGGTGAAGTCAGGAGGCGAGGTGTTTGAGGGCCTCGGCTTTGTCGGTACGCTCCCAGGTGAGGGCGTCGAGATCGTCTTCCCGGCCGAAATGCCCGTAGTTGGTGGTCTGGCTGTAGATGGGCCGAAGCAGTTGGAGATCTTCGATGATGGCTGCCGGTTTGAAATTGAATACCTGCTTGACCGCACCCTCGATTTTTTCTTCCGCGACCGTTGAGGTTCCAAACGTGTCGACGCTGATGCTGACCGGGTCAGGGTACCCGATCGCGTAAGCGAACTGGACTTCGCAACGATCCGCCAGGCCCGCCGCCACGACGTTCTTGGCGACGTAACGGCCCATATAAGCCGCCGAACGGTCCACCTTCGAGGGGTCTTTACCCGAAAACGCGCCGCCCCCGTGGCGCCCCATGCCGCCATAGGTATCGACGATGATTTTGCGCCCGGTAAGGCCCGAATCCCCTTCCGGGCCGCCGATCACGAACCGGCCGGTAGGGTTGATCAGGTAGCGGGTTTGAGAATCAATCCACTCAGGCGGGATCACCTTCCGCACGACGCGTTCGATCACGGTCTCCCGGATCTCCTTGTGCTTCACGTCCGGCGCGTGCTGGGTTGAAATCACCACCGTGTTTACCCGGACCGGACGGTAACCTTCGTATTCTACCGACACCTGCGTCTTGGCGTCGGGACGCAACCAGGGAAGCTCGCCGCTCTTGCGCAAACCGGTGAGCGCACGCCCAAGCTGATGGCTGAGGGCGATGGGAGCCGGCATCAACTCGGGGGTCTCACGCACGGCAAACCCAAACATCAAGCCCTGGTCCCCTGCCCCTTGCTCGGCAGTCTCTTTTCCTTCCGCCGCTCGGGCGTCAACGCCTTGGGCGATGTCGTGCGACTGGCGGCTGAGCGCCTGCATCACCAGGCAGGTGTCGGCGTGAAACAATGAATCTTCATAAACGTAGCCGATCCCACGAACGGCGGAGCGAACCTCGTCGATGTAATCAAATCGGGCACTCGTGGTGATTTCGCCCGCCACCACGACGAGGTTGCCTTTGACCAGCGTTTCACAGGCTACCCGGCTTTGCGGATCCTGGGCCAGACAGGCATCCAGGATACGATCGGAAATGGTATCGCAGACCTTGTCGGGATGCCCCTCGGTCACTGACTCGGAGGAAAAGATGTAACGACGCGCCATAGGTTTGATGAAGGAAGATACGGTCAACGAGGCTAAGAATACCGCAAAGCCGTACATTGACCAATCATGATATCCTGATATATCGACTGAAACCGCATGCCGTCAATGCTGAATTTACTTCGGATAATATCCGACCCGACCCGCCTGCGCTTGCTCGCCTTGCTTGAGCCGAGCGAACTTTCGGTCGCCGAAATTCAGGAAGTTCTGGGTATGGGCCAATCGCGAATCTCGACTCACCTCGCCCAACTCAAACGGGTGGGGCTGCTGGAAGACCGGCGGGTAGGCAAAAATATTTATTACCGTTGGGCGCAAGCCCCGAGCTTCCCGGCCGGGCAGCTGAAGGACCTCGTCCATCTCGCCACCGGTGACATGCCTGAAGTGTCGCAGGATCGAGCCGGGCTTGAGCACGTGCTGGAAAAACGCAAGGACCGGGCCCGCGAGTACTTCGACCGGCTGGCAGGCCGTTTCGGCCGGAGCCATTGTCCCGGACGATCCTGGCAGGCGCTCGCGCACCTGCTGCTGACGCTGGTGCCGGAGGTCGACGTGGCCGATCTGGGTGCGGGCGAAGGCACCCTCGCCCAGCTGCTGGCCCGGCGGGCCCGGCGGGTCATCGCGGTTGATATCTCAGAAAAGATGGTCGAGTTCGGGGCGAACCTTGCCCACGACAATGGGTTTACTAACCTCGAGTACCGGCTCGGTGACCTCGAAGCGCCGCCGATCGAACCGGATTCCGTGGACCTGGCTATCTTTAGTCAGGCGTTGCATCATGCAAACCACCCGGAGCGGGCCCTTACTGCCGCACGCCGGATCCTGCGTCCGGGCGGGCGCGTCCTCATCCTTGACCTGCTGGCGCATACCTTTGAGCAAGCCCGGGAACTCTATGCCGATCTCTGGCTTGGCTTCAGCGAGGTCGAACTATTGCGCCTGCTGGAACAGGCCGGCTTTGAACGCCGTGAATGCCGGGTCGTGTCTCGAGAAACCGAGAGTCCCTACTTCCAGACGGTGTTCGCCACGGGCATGAAAGTGCCACAAACCGAGTGACGGGTAACGCGTAACGCGTAACGGGTAACGGGTGCGGTTCGCCGTTCGCCATGTGCCCTTCATCTGTGTCCAGCTATGCACTCTGTGGATGATTTCTCTTTTCTGCGTTGTCTGCGTGTTCTGCGGACATTTTTACCTTTTCGGTGGATCCGCCCTGTCTGTCGTGTGATCGAACCCGCTACCCGTTACGCGTTACGCGTTACCCGTCACTCGGTTTGTGGCATTTTTCCGCTTGTGGCATTTGTGGCATTTGCGGCATTTTCCCAGCGCGCCGCCGGCTCAGACATGGCGTTTTGGCGCGTCGCCGCGCGCTCGGATGAATCCGACCCGTCGGGCGCGGTACGGTATCGGCAGCTTCAAGCTCAGGGGCCGGACGGGCAGACCGCTGAAATCTGGGTGGCTTTCGGCCTTATCGGGCAGGTGCGATGCCAGGTTATCGCTCAATCCATTCACCCGTTTGAGTCGGTGCGCGCGGCGGTCGAGCAAAGCGGTTCGATGGCCGGCGTGAACGGGGGTTTCTTCAAAGCAGACGGTTCACCGGTCGGCCTGCTTGTGTGTGAAGGGCGCCAGTTGCATCCTTTCGAGAAAGCCCGGCTGCTTTCAGGAACGTTTCTGATCCGGGCCGGTCGTCCTTACATTCATCGGGTTACGGGCATGCCCGCTGGGCCTCTGGACGGCGCCATCCAATGCGGTCCATTGCTCGTGGAACGCGGGACCGCGGTAACCGGGCTGAATGATGAGCGGGTTGCGCCGCGCACGTTCGTTTTCCTCACCGGACGAGGCAAAGTGGGCATCGGCATCATCCGGTCTACGACCCTGGCCCAGGCGGCCCGGCTCCTCATTTCCCCGGCCCTGCTGCGTGATGACCGGATCAATATCGCCCTTAACCTGGACGGAGGATCGTCCACCGGATTTTTCGGCCGGACCAGGGGCGGTTCACTCGATCAGCCGGAGTGGGCGCGCGTCGCCGATTGTCTCGTCTTCAGCCCCAAAACGACGAATTTTCGTTGACTCGCACCAAGGGCTGACCACCTTCGCATGCGCAGCCTTTATGAAGTGGTTCCGTAGCGGCGTGGTATGTGCCCTCGTTTTACTGTTGTCGGCCAGTCTGGCCCAGGCGCTTGATCAGTCCAGGCAACAGGTTATCGACGCGTTCCGCGCAAAGTTCGACATCTACATCAGTGCATTGCAAGAATTGCAGGCAGCCTTAAGCACCGCCAGATCCGAGGCCGACGTGGTGAAGGCCGCGGACCGGTTCTGCGACGATGCCAACCGCTTCGTGGACGAATTCAATGCCACCCGTGAATACTACCAGGACACCGAGCAATTGAAGTCCCTGACGGCCGATCCCGAGGCCAGAAGAGCCGTTGAGGACTTTGTGAACGGCGTGCAGAAGCACATCGAAGACGCGCAGGGCACCTTCGATAACCTGATCCGGCAAATCACGAAATATCAGCAGAATTCCTCGTCAATCCGAAGGGTGCGCGACCGGGTGGCGGCGACCTGCCGTCGGGTACAACTCATTAATTTCTGAATCGTCCCGGCCGGTCAGGACATTTTACACGCTGCTTCGGACCAGATCGCGACGCCGGGCCTGCTCGGCGTCGGACAATACGGCCATGGCAGGCAGAGCGGCCGGCAAGTCCGGCAAGTTTACCCAGGAACGGCATCCCCCGAATGACCTCTGGTACGGGAACACCCACGGTTCCGGCAGCCGGTAAGCGCGGACGAAAGCAAGGTGCAATCCCTTGGGCTCGCTGTAATCGGCCCGCTGTTGCAGGACCTGGCCGGTAAGGATGTGCAACGGCCGCAGCGGCTCCACACGGGTGAGATCCTCCACCCAGACCGTAAACTCGACGCTCACCCATGCCTGGATCGTCACCGAGGCAGGTTGCGCCTCCAGAGACACGGTGTCGTCAACGCGAACGCATTGGAGTTGCTCATGAAAGAACGTCGGGAACAGGAAAAATTGGTCGTGCTTGAAACGAAACCCTTGCCGGCCCTCAGCGATGCCGCCCTTTCGAAAGATGACGCTCGTCTCGCCCGCCAGCATCGACCGGCAAACCAATGCCCATTCCTTGAAGCCGATCGCCGGGCCGGCTTCGAGTGAGACTGAACCCGGGATGAGGGGAGTTGCCGATGCGTCCATCCGCAACGCTATCACAACCGCACCGGCGCTCAAAGCCGAGGAGGGCGTCCGTTGCGGCCAAGCTTTCACATTGCAGCCCCCTTTCAATCTGGTTTAGTAAGCCTTTCCATGGCGGTACGGATTGATCTTCATTGCCACTCTTTTTTTTCTGGCGACGGGGTCAGCAGTCCGGAGCAGCTGATCGAGGCTGCGCGTCATAAGGGCCTCAACGGGTTTGCGATGACCGATCACAACACGTGCGACGCCGTGACGTACATGCTGGATAAAGGCCTGATGCGTCCCGACGGGTTGCCGGTCGATGGTTTCCTGGTATTGCCGGGTGTTGAGATGACCACGGCGGAAGGCCATCTGCTGTGCATCGGCGCGACGTTGCCCAACCTGAAAGGCCGTCCGGCCCTCG
Coding sequences within:
- a CDS encoding phosphodiester glycosidase family protein, producing the protein MAFVAFAAFSQRAAGSDMAFWRVAARSDESDPSGAVRYRQLQAQGPDGQTAEIWVAFGLIGQVRCQVIAQSIHPFESVRAAVEQSGSMAGVNGGFFKADGSPVGLLVCEGRQLHPFEKARLLSGTFLIRAGRPYIHRVTGMPAGPLDGAIQCGPLLVERGTAVTGLNDERVAPRTFVFLTGRGKVGIGIIRSTTLAQAARLLISPALLRDDRINIALNLDGGSSTGFFGRTRGGSLDQPEWARVADCLVFSPKTTNFR
- a CDS encoding DUF1802 family protein, with product MDASATPLIPGSVSLEAGPAIGFKEWALVCRSMLAGETSVIFRKGGIAEGRQGFRFKHDQFFLFPTFFHEQLQCVRVDDTVSLEAQPASVTIQAWVSVEFTVWVEDLTRVEPLRPLHILTGQVLQQRADYSEPKGLHLAFVRAYRLPEPWVFPYQRSFGGCRSWVNLPDLPAALPAMAVLSDAEQARRRDLVRSSV
- a CDS encoding adenosylhomocysteinase — encoded protein: MSNVASKPSADYRVADLGLAEFGRKEIEIAETEMPGLMALRREYGTSKPLAGARIAGCLHMTIQTAVLIETLIELGASVRWSSCNIFSTQDHAAAALAAEGIPVFAWKGETLEEYDWCIEQTLFWPDGQPLNMILDDGGDLTLLIHQKYPHLLPGIRGISEETTTGVHRLYQMVERGELGCPAFNVNDSCTKSKFDNLYGCRESLLDGLKRATDVMVAGKLAVVCGYGDVGKGCAQSLKGQGARVVVTEIDPICALQAAMEGYQVTTLEDVAKEGDIFITATGCRDIIRREHLDWMKHQAIVANIGHFDLEIDVASVFDDPNLKRINIKPQVDQVEWPDGKRVTILAEGRLMNLGCATGHPSFVMSASFTNQVMAQIELFNNHQSYEKRVYVLPKKLDEKVAQLHLAKLGVKLTQLTQKQADYLGINREGPFKPEFYRY
- a CDS encoding methionine adenosyltransferase, which encodes MARRYIFSSESVTEGHPDKVCDTISDRILDACLAQDPQSRVACETLVKGNLVVVAGEITTSARFDYIDEVRSAVRGIGYVYEDSLFHADTCLVMQALSRQSHDIAQGVDARAAEGKETAEQGAGDQGLMFGFAVRETPELMPAPIALSHQLGRALTGLRKSGELPWLRPDAKTQVSVEYEGYRPVRVNTVVISTQHAPDVKHKEIRETVIERVVRKVIPPEWIDSQTRYLINPTGRFVIGGPEGDSGLTGRKIIVDTYGGMGRHGGGAFSGKDPSKVDRSAAYMGRYVAKNVVAAGLADRCEVQFAYAIGYPDPVSISVDTFGTSTVAEEKIEGAVKQVFNFKPAAIIEDLQLLRPIYSQTTNYGHFGREDDLDALTWERTDKAEALKHLAS
- a CDS encoding metalloregulator ArsR/SmtB family transcription factor; this translates as MPSMLNLLRIISDPTRLRLLALLEPSELSVAEIQEVLGMGQSRISTHLAQLKRVGLLEDRRVGKNIYYRWAQAPSFPAGQLKDLVHLATGDMPEVSQDRAGLEHVLEKRKDRAREYFDRLAGRFGRSHCPGRSWQALAHLLLTLVPEVDVADLGAGEGTLAQLLARRARRVIAVDISEKMVEFGANLAHDNGFTNLEYRLGDLEAPPIEPDSVDLAIFSQALHHANHPERALTAARRILRPGGRVLILDLLAHTFEQARELYADLWLGFSEVELLRLLEQAGFERRECRVVSRETESPYFQTVFATGMKVPQTE